From the Streptococcus oralis ATCC 35037 genome, one window contains:
- a CDS encoding LURP-one-related/scramblase family protein gives MKTFLVKQKFRLGGERFDIKDDRGVVNYQVEGSFFQIPKTFTIYDAYGEQVSEISKEFFTLLPRFTIQLRNGSNFVIRKKLTFWRDKYEFDNLGLRIEGNIWDLNFKLLDDRDQVIAEIRKEIFHLTSTYTVTVYEDSYADLVISLCVAIDYVEMLESQSN, from the coding sequence ATGAAGACATTTCTTGTCAAACAAAAGTTTCGTCTTGGAGGCGAACGCTTCGATATCAAGGATGATAGAGGAGTAGTGAACTATCAGGTGGAGGGATCATTTTTCCAAATTCCTAAGACCTTTACCATCTATGACGCCTATGGTGAGCAAGTCAGTGAGATTAGTAAAGAATTTTTCACTTTGCTTCCTCGCTTTACTATCCAGTTACGAAACGGTTCCAATTTCGTCATTCGCAAGAAGTTGACCTTCTGGCGAGATAAGTATGAGTTTGACAATCTAGGGCTTCGTATCGAGGGCAATATCTGGGATTTGAATTTCAAATTGCTGGATGACCGCGACCAAGTGATTGCCGAGATTCGGAAAGAAATTTTCCATTTGACCTCAACCTACACCGTAACCGTCTATGAAGACTCGTATGCAGATTTGGTCATTTCCCTTTGTGTCGCGATTGACTATGTGGAGATGCTGGAAAGCCAATCAAATTAA
- a CDS encoding ABC transporter substrate-binding protein → MKKLYSFLVGIVAIILVLWGIATHLDSKINSRDSQKLVIYNWGDYIDPELLEKFTEETGIQVQYETFDSNEAMYTKIKQGGTTYDIAIPSEYMINKMKDEDLLVPLDYSKIEGIENIGPEFLNQSFDPGNKFSIPYFWGTLGIVYNETMIDEAPEHWDDLWKPEYKDSIMLFDGAREVLGLGLNSLGYSLNSKDPQQLEETVDKLYKLTPNIKAIVADEMKGYMIQNNAAIGVTFSGEASQMLEKNPNLKYVVPTEASNLWFDNMVIPKTVKNQDAAYAFINFMLKPENALKNAEYVGYSTPNLPAKEMLPEETREDKSFYPDADTMKHLEVYEKFDHKWTGKYSDLFLQFKMYRK, encoded by the coding sequence ATGAAAAAACTCTATTCATTTTTAGTAGGAATTGTAGCGATTATCCTTGTCTTGTGGGGAATTGCGACGCATCTAGATAGTAAAATCAACAGTCGAGATAGTCAAAAATTGGTTATCTACAACTGGGGAGACTACATTGATCCAGAACTCTTGGAGAAATTCACAGAAGAAACTGGAATCCAAGTCCAGTACGAGACCTTTGACTCCAACGAAGCCATGTATACCAAGATCAAGCAGGGTGGAACGACCTACGATATTGCCATCCCTAGTGAATACATGATTAACAAGATGAAGGACGAAGACCTCTTAGTTCCGCTTGATTATTCAAAAATTGAAGGAATCGAAAATATCGGTCCAGAGTTCCTCAACCAGTCTTTTGACCCGGGTAATAAATTCTCCATCCCGTACTTCTGGGGAACCTTGGGAATTGTCTACAATGAAACCATGATAGATGAGGCGCCTGAGCATTGGGATGACCTCTGGAAACCAGAATACAAGGATTCCATCATGCTCTTTGATGGGGCGCGCGAGGTGCTGGGACTCGGGCTTAACTCACTCGGTTACAGCCTCAACTCTAAGGATCCTCAGCAGTTGGAAGAAACAGTGGATAAGCTCTATAAACTGACTCCAAATATCAAGGCCATTGTGGCGGACGAGATGAAGGGTTACATGATCCAGAACAATGCTGCTATTGGTGTGACCTTCTCAGGAGAAGCCAGCCAGATGTTGGAGAAAAATCCTAATCTCAAGTATGTCGTTCCGACTGAGGCTAGCAATCTCTGGTTTGATAACATGGTCATTCCAAAAACCGTGAAAAACCAAGATGCAGCCTATGCCTTTATCAACTTTATGTTGAAACCCGAAAATGCTCTGAAAAATGCCGAGTATGTAGGCTACTCAACACCAAACCTACCAGCCAAGGAAATGCTCCCAGAGGAGACTCGTGAGGACAAATCCTTCTATCCAGACGCTGATACCATGAAACACCTAGAAGTTTATGAGAAATTTGACCATAAATGGACAGGAAAATATAGCGACCTCTTCTTACAGTTTAAAATGTATCGGAAGTAG
- a CDS encoding ABC transporter permease — translation MKKFANLYLAFVFIILYLPIFYLIGYAFNAGDDMNSFTGFSLSHFKTMFGDGRLMLILTQTFFLAFLSALIATVIGTFGAIYIYQSRKKYQEAFLSFNNILMVAPDVMIGASFLILFTQLKFSLGFLTVLFSHVAFSIPIVVLMVLPRLKEMNDDMIHAAYDLGASQFQMFKEIMLPYLTPSIIAGYFMAFTYSLDDFAVTFFVTGNGFSTLSVEIYSRARKGISLEINALSALVFLFSIILVVGYYFISHEKEERA, via the coding sequence ATGAAAAAATTTGCCAATCTCTACCTAGCCTTTGTCTTTATCATCCTTTATTTGCCGATTTTTTACTTGATTGGCTATGCCTTTAATGCTGGCGATGATATGAACAGCTTTACTGGTTTTAGCTTGAGCCATTTTAAAACCATGTTTGGTGATGGTCGTCTCATGTTGATCCTCACTCAAACCTTTTTCTTGGCCTTTCTATCAGCCTTGATTGCGACAGTTATCGGGACTTTCGGTGCCATCTATATCTATCAGTCTCGTAAGAAATATCAAGAAGCCTTTCTATCTTTTAATAATATTTTGATGGTTGCGCCAGACGTTATGATTGGTGCCAGCTTCTTGATTCTTTTTACCCAGCTTAAGTTTTCACTTGGATTTTTGACGGTTCTATTTAGCCACGTGGCCTTTTCCATCCCTATCGTGGTCTTGATGGTCTTGCCTCGTCTCAAGGAGATGAATGATGACATGATTCATGCGGCCTATGACTTGGGTGCCAGCCAATTTCAAATGTTCAAAGAAATCATGCTTCCGTACCTGACACCGTCTATCATTGCAGGTTATTTCATGGCCTTTACCTACTCGCTGGATGACTTTGCCGTGACCTTCTTTGTAACGGGAAATGGCTTTTCAACCCTGTCAGTCGAGATCTACTCTCGTGCTCGGAAGGGGATTTCGTTAGAGATCAATGCACTCTCTGCCCTTGTCTTTCTCTTTAGTATTATCCTAGTTGTTGGCTATTACTTTATCTCACATGAGAAGGAGGAGCGAGCATGA
- a CDS encoding ABC transporter permease codes for MKKTTSKLFVVPYMLWIALFVLAPLVLIFGQSFFNIEGQFSLENYKSYFASQNLTYLKMSFNSVLYAGIVTLVTLLISYPTALFLTRLKHRQLWLMLIILPTWINLLLKAYAFIGIFGQNGSINQFLEFIGIGSQQLLFTDFSFIFVASYIELPFMILPIFNVLDDMDNNLINASYDLGATKWETFRHVIFPLSMNGVRSGVQSVFIPSLSLFMLTRLIGGNRVITLGTAIEQNFLTNDNYGMGSTIGVILILTMFLTMWVTKERRER; via the coding sequence ATGAAGAAAACAACCTCTAAACTCTTTGTAGTGCCCTACATGCTTTGGATTGCCCTCTTTGTCCTCGCACCCTTGGTCTTGATTTTCGGTCAATCCTTTTTCAACATCGAAGGACAATTTAGTTTAGAAAACTACAAATCCTACTTTGCGTCACAAAATTTGACCTATCTCAAAATGAGCTTCAATTCAGTGCTCTATGCTGGGATTGTAACTCTAGTGACACTTCTTATCAGCTATCCAACAGCCCTCTTTTTGACTCGTCTCAAGCACCGTCAACTCTGGCTCATGCTGATAATCCTGCCTACATGGATCAATCTGCTCCTCAAGGCTTATGCCTTTATCGGGATTTTTGGTCAAAATGGCTCTATTAACCAATTTTTGGAATTCATCGGAATCGGTTCGCAGCAGTTGCTCTTTACGGATTTCTCCTTCATCTTTGTTGCAAGCTACATCGAGCTTCCCTTTATGATTTTACCGATTTTCAATGTCTTGGATGATATGGATAATAATCTGATCAATGCCAGCTATGACCTCGGTGCGACCAAGTGGGAAACCTTCCGCCATGTCATCTTCCCTTTATCGATGAACGGTGTGAGAAGTGGTGTTCAGTCTGTCTTTATCCCTAGTTTGAGTCTCTTCATGCTGACACGTTTGATTGGTGGGAACCGCGTTATCACCTTGGGGACGGCCATTGAGCAGAACTTTCTAACAAATGACAACTACGGTATGGGTTCAACCATCGGTGTGATTCTCATCCTGACCATGTTTCTCACCATGTGGGTGACCAAGGAAAGGAGAGAACGATGA
- a CDS encoding ABC transporter ATP-binding protein, producing the protein MKKPIIEFKNVSKVFEDSNTKVLKDINFELEEGKFYTLLGASGSGKSTILNIIAGLLDATTGDILLDGVRINDIPTNKRDVHTVFQSYALFPHMNVFENVAFPLRLRKVDKKEIEQRVAEVLKMVQLEGYEKRSIRKLSGGQRQRVAIARAIINQPRVVLLDEPLSALDLKLRTDMQYELRELQQRLGITFVFVTHDQEEALAMSDWIFVMNDGEIVQSGTPVDIYDEPINHFVATFIGESNILPGTMIEDYLVEFNGKRFEAVDGGMKPNEPVEVVIRPEDLRITLPEEGKLQVKVDTQLFRGVHYEIIAYDELGNEWMIHSTRKAIVGEEIGLDFEPEDIHIMRLNETEEEFDARIEEYVEIEEQEAGLINAIEEERDEENNL; encoded by the coding sequence TTGAAAAAACCAATTATTGAATTCAAAAACGTCTCTAAAGTTTTTGAAGACAGCAACACCAAGGTTCTCAAAGACATTAACTTTGAGTTGGAAGAAGGGAAATTCTACACTCTTTTAGGCGCATCTGGTTCAGGAAAATCAACCATTCTAAACATCATTGCAGGTTTACTGGATGCGACGACAGGGGATATTTTACTGGATGGGGTACGGATTAACGACATCCCAACCAACAAGCGAGATGTCCATACGGTCTTCCAATCCTATGCCTTATTTCCACATATGAATGTGTTTGAAAATGTTGCCTTTCCACTCCGCTTGCGTAAAGTCGACAAGAAAGAAATCGAGCAGCGAGTTGCGGAAGTTCTCAAGATGGTTCAGTTGGAAGGTTATGAGAAACGTTCTATCCGTAAACTTTCTGGAGGACAACGCCAGCGTGTGGCTATTGCCCGTGCCATCATCAACCAACCCCGTGTGGTCTTGTTGGATGAGCCCTTGTCAGCGCTGGACTTGAAATTGCGAACAGACATGCAGTATGAACTGCGTGAACTGCAGCAACGATTGGGGATTACCTTTGTCTTTGTCACTCATGATCAGGAGGAAGCCCTGGCTATGAGTGACTGGATTTTTGTTATGAATGACGGTGAAATCGTTCAGTCTGGTACACCAGTTGATATCTATGATGAGCCGATCAACCACTTTGTTGCCACCTTTATCGGCGAGTCCAATATCTTGCCAGGAACCATGATTGAAGACTACTTGGTCGAGTTCAATGGCAAACGCTTTGAAGCGGTCGATGGTGGGATGAAGCCAAATGAGCCTGTTGAGGTTGTTATTCGTCCAGAGGATTTGCGCATTACCCTTCCTGAAGAAGGCAAGCTCCAAGTTAAAGTTGATACCCAGCTTTTCCGCGGGGTTCACTACGAGATTATTGCCTATGACGAACTCGGTAATGAATGGATGATCCACTCAACTCGTAAGGCCATCGTTGGTGAGGAAATCGGTCTGGACTTTGAACCAGAAGATATCCACATTATGCGTCTCAACGAAACCGAAGAAGAGTTCGATGCTCGTATCGAAGAATACGTAGAAATCGAAGAGCAAGAAGCAGGTCTGATTAATGCGATTGAGGAGGAAAGAGATGAAGAAAACAACCTCTAA
- the murB gene encoding UDP-N-acetylmuramate dehydrogenase, protein MSVKEKMLEILEGIDIRFKEPLKTYTYTKVGGRADYLVLPRNRYEMARVVQFANQENIPWMVLGNASNIIVREGGIRGFVILCDKLNNVSVDGYTIEAEAGANLIETTRIALRHSLTGFEFACGIPGSIGGAVFMNAGAYGGEIAHILQSCQILTKEGEIETLSAKDLAFGYRHSAIQDSGAVVLSAKFALAPGNHQVIKQEMDRLTHLRELKQPLEYPSCGSVFKRPVGHFAGQLISEAGLKGYRIGGVEVSEKHAGFMINVADGTAKDYEDLIQSVIEKVKEHSGVTLEREVRILGEKE, encoded by the coding sequence ATGTCAGTAAAAGAAAAAATGCTTGAAATCCTAGAAGGAATCGATATTCGTTTTAAGGAACCTTTGAAGACCTATACCTATACCAAGGTTGGAGGTCGAGCAGATTACCTAGTTTTACCGCGCAATCGCTATGAGATGGCGCGTGTTGTTCAATTTGCCAATCAAGAGAATATTCCTTGGATGGTGCTAGGAAATGCCAGCAATATCATTGTTCGTGAAGGTGGAATCCGTGGTTTTGTCATCTTGTGCGATAAGCTCAATAACGTTTCGGTTGATGGCTATACCATCGAAGCAGAAGCAGGAGCCAACTTGATCGAAACGACACGTATTGCTCTCCGTCATAGTTTGACTGGTTTTGAGTTTGCTTGTGGGATTCCTGGAAGCATCGGTGGAGCTGTCTTTATGAATGCGGGTGCCTATGGAGGAGAGATTGCTCATATCTTGCAGTCTTGTCAAATTTTGACCAAGGAAGGGGAAATCGAGACCTTATCTGCCAAGGACTTGGCTTTTGGTTACCGCCATTCAGCTATTCAGGATTCTGGGGCTGTTGTTTTGTCAGCTAAATTTGCCCTAGCTCCAGGGAATCATCAGGTTATCAAGCAAGAAATGGACCGCTTGACGCACCTACGTGAACTCAAACAACCTCTAGAATACCCATCATGTGGGTCAGTCTTTAAGCGTCCAGTTGGGCATTTTGCAGGACAGCTGATTTCAGAAGCTGGCCTGAAGGGCTATCGAATCGGTGGTGTGGAAGTATCTGAAAAGCATGCCGGTTTTATGATCAATGTTGCTGACGGAACGGCCAAAGACTATGAAGACTTGATCCAATCTGTTATTGAAAAAGTCAAGGAACACTCAGGTGTCACTCTTGAAAGAGAAGTCCGAATCTTGGGCGAGAAGGAATAA
- a CDS encoding YhfC family intramembrane metalloprotease, which produces MTVHIILTMIALVLILVSGTWYAKKRFKISLAVMGLGAIAFFVSSQVLEKMVHLLILHPQKDGTIPLMQEQPFLYVLYGIAMAALFEETARLIFFKWLEKKRKLEDRDALAYGLGHGGLEMLYLGMGSLISLLILFSLIQSSNTDVANLLPKSTLETVQSLSVWQVYLLGVERVLALILQIGLSIWVYQSVRQKKWIYLLAAYGLHALFDLAPALSQVGWIANPLLVEFILLAELLAFIWLTKFTFWKKS; this is translated from the coding sequence ATGACAGTACATATTATCCTTACCATGATCGCTTTGGTTCTCATTCTAGTAAGTGGGACTTGGTATGCCAAAAAACGGTTTAAAATCTCTCTTGCAGTGATGGGCTTGGGGGCAATCGCATTTTTTGTTTCTTCTCAAGTGTTAGAGAAGATGGTTCACCTTCTGATACTCCATCCGCAAAAAGATGGAACCATTCCGCTTATGCAGGAGCAGCCTTTCTTATACGTCCTTTATGGGATCGCTATGGCAGCCCTCTTTGAAGAGACGGCTCGTCTTATCTTTTTTAAATGGTTGGAGAAAAAGAGAAAGCTAGAAGATCGAGATGCTTTGGCCTATGGTTTGGGACATGGGGGCTTGGAGATGCTCTATCTCGGAATGGGAAGCTTGATCAGTCTTTTGATTCTCTTTTCACTCATCCAGTCTTCAAATACTGATGTAGCCAATCTTCTTCCAAAATCTACGCTCGAAACGGTTCAGTCTCTTTCTGTATGGCAGGTTTATTTACTAGGAGTTGAACGTGTGCTTGCTCTGATTCTACAAATTGGTCTTTCCATCTGGGTCTATCAAAGTGTCCGTCAAAAGAAATGGATCTACCTCCTTGCTGCCTATGGTTTGCATGCCTTGTTTGACTTGGCTCCAGCCTTATCTCAGGTAGGATGGATTGCAAATCCGCTTTTAGTTGAGTTTATTCTTCTCGCAGAACTTCTAGCCTTTATCTGGCTGACAAAATTTACATTTTGGAAAAAATCATAA
- the budA gene encoding acetolactate decarboxylase, whose amino-acid sequence MDRKVQEPVKLFQYNTLGALMAGLYGGTMTVGELLEHGDLGLGTLDSIDGELIVLDGKAYQAKGSGQTPEIVEVAADALIPYAAVVPHQAEVIFRQRFEMTDKELEKRIESYYDGENLFRSIKIHGEFSQMHVRMIPKSTPDTKFADVATHQPEYSRENVSGTIVGFWTPEIFHGVSVAGYHLHFISDDLTFGGHVMDFVIKEGMIEVGAVDQLDQRFPVQDRQYLFAKFNVDEMKKDIDKSE is encoded by the coding sequence ATGGATAGAAAAGTGCAGGAACCGGTAAAATTATTTCAATACAATACTCTAGGTGCCCTAATGGCAGGTCTCTATGGTGGAACCATGACAGTAGGAGAATTGCTGGAACATGGTGACCTTGGTTTGGGGACTTTGGATTCGATTGACGGGGAATTGATCGTCCTTGATGGCAAGGCTTATCAAGCCAAGGGGTCTGGTCAAACGCCTGAAATCGTTGAAGTGGCAGCGGATGCCCTTATTCCCTATGCAGCAGTGGTTCCTCATCAGGCAGAAGTGATTTTCCGTCAGCGCTTTGAGATGACTGATAAGGAATTAGAAAAGCGGATTGAGTCCTACTATGATGGGGAAAATCTTTTTCGTTCCATCAAGATTCATGGCGAATTTTCACAAATGCACGTACGTATGATTCCTAAATCCACACCTGATACCAAGTTTGCTGATGTCGCGACACACCAACCTGAATATAGCCGTGAAAATGTATCGGGAACCATTGTTGGATTTTGGACACCGGAGATTTTCCATGGGGTGAGTGTTGCAGGCTACCATTTGCATTTTATCTCAGATGATTTGACCTTTGGTGGGCATGTGATGGACTTTGTTATCAAAGAAGGAATGATTGAGGTTGGGGCAGTCGACCAGTTGGACCAACGTTTTCCAGTCCAAGATCGCCAGTATTTATTTGCCAAATTTAACGTTGACGAGATGAAGAAAGATATTGATAAGTCAGAATAG
- a CDS encoding PLP-dependent aminotransferase family protein, whose protein sequence is MKKESKYQAVVSFLKKGIESGKFPTGSRLPSIRQLSQDFHCSKDTIQRALLELRHEQYLYAKPQSGYYVLEQGRHQDLEIEVTDEHASAYDDFRLCVNETLIGRENYLFNYYDNQEGLEDLRQSVHQLLFNQALYCKPDQLVLTSGTQQALFILSQINFPSEGAEILVEQPTYHRMNRLLVAQGLTYQTIERRIDGIDLEELEKQFKSGKIKFFYTIPRFHYPLGHSYSDQEKRAILNLANQYGVYIVEDDYLGDLDPRKGQTFHYLDTEERVIYIKSFSTSLFPALRITALILPNALKEAFVSYKNILDYDSNLIMQKALSLYIDSQLFEKNRLARLTLQENYQAQIKEVLEKNTCPLPHYPLHDGLLLDLRHYPKIASLKHSSLKLDFFEKAYLDACPYQFAKVTLENLEELLEYIKAELD, encoded by the coding sequence ATGAAGAAAGAAAGTAAATACCAAGCAGTCGTTTCCTTTCTCAAAAAAGGTATCGAATCAGGAAAATTTCCAACAGGTAGCCGGCTTCCCTCTATCCGTCAACTGAGCCAAGACTTCCACTGTAGCAAGGACACTATCCAACGAGCCCTGCTGGAATTACGCCATGAACAATACCTCTATGCCAAACCCCAAAGTGGCTATTATGTTCTAGAACAGGGGCGGCATCAGGACTTGGAAATCGAAGTCACTGACGAACATGCCAGTGCCTATGACGACTTTCGGCTCTGTGTCAATGAAACACTGATTGGAAGAGAAAACTACCTCTTCAACTACTATGACAACCAAGAAGGACTTGAGGACCTCAGACAATCTGTCCATCAACTTCTTTTCAACCAAGCCCTCTACTGCAAACCCGACCAACTGGTTCTAACATCTGGTACCCAGCAAGCTCTCTTTATCCTTTCTCAGATTAACTTTCCGAGCGAGGGAGCTGAGATTTTGGTCGAACAGCCGACCTATCACCGAATGAACCGCCTCTTGGTCGCTCAGGGATTAACCTACCAGACCATTGAACGCCGTATTGATGGCATTGACCTTGAAGAACTGGAAAAACAGTTCAAATCTGGGAAAATCAAGTTTTTCTATACCATTCCTCGCTTCCACTATCCCCTAGGTCATTCCTACTCTGATCAGGAAAAAAGAGCTATTCTGAATCTAGCAAACCAGTATGGTGTTTACATCGTAGAGGATGACTATCTAGGGGACCTAGATCCTAGAAAGGGCCAAACCTTCCACTATCTGGATACTGAGGAGCGGGTCATTTATATCAAGTCCTTCTCAACAAGTCTCTTCCCAGCCCTTCGTATTACCGCTCTCATTCTCCCAAATGCTCTAAAAGAGGCCTTTGTTTCCTACAAAAATATCCTGGACTATGACAGCAATCTTATCATGCAAAAGGCTCTTTCTCTTTACATCGATAGCCAGTTATTTGAAAAAAATCGATTGGCCAGACTGACCCTTCAAGAGAACTATCAAGCTCAGATTAAGGAAGTACTTGAAAAAAATACCTGTCCCTTGCCCCACTATCCTCTACACGATGGCCTTCTGCTTGATTTGAGACACTATCCTAAGATTGCCAGTTTGAAACACAGCTCACTCAAACTAGACTTTTTTGAGAAGGCTTATTTGGACGCCTGTCCTTATCAGTTCGCCAAAGTCACTCTTGAAAATCTAGAAGAGCTATTAGAATACATAAAAGCAGAGTTAGATTAA
- a CDS encoding ABC transporter substrate-binding protein → MKFKKWILVVCSMLASVVLVACQSGTDSSQSAVDAIKQKGKLVVATSPDYAPFEFQSLVDGKNQVVGADIDMAQAIADELGVKLEISSMSFDNVLTSLQTGKADLAIAGISATDERKEVFDFSIPYYENKMSFLVRKADLDKYKDLSSLASANIAAQKGTVPETMVKEQLPNAQLISLTNMGEAVNELQAGKVDAVHMDEPVALSYAGKNSDLVVASVNLTMKDGEANAVAIKKDQSDLKAVVDKVIQKLKDDGTYQTYLEKAAKLTEVEQ, encoded by the coding sequence ATGAAATTTAAGAAATGGATATTAGTTGTGTGTAGCATGCTTGCCAGTGTGGTTCTAGTAGCTTGCCAGTCAGGTACGGATAGTTCCCAGTCTGCTGTGGACGCTATCAAACAAAAAGGAAAGCTAGTCGTTGCGACCAGCCCAGACTATGCGCCGTTTGAATTCCAATCCTTGGTAGATGGTAAAAACCAAGTGGTTGGTGCAGATATTGATATGGCTCAAGCGATTGCGGACGAGCTTGGGGTTAAACTTGAAATCTCAAGTATGAGTTTTGACAATGTCTTGACCAGCCTTCAAACTGGAAAGGCTGACTTGGCTATTGCAGGAATTAGTGCCACAGATGAAAGAAAGGAAGTCTTTGACTTTTCAATCCCTTACTATGAAAACAAGATGAGTTTCTTGGTTAGAAAAGCCGATTTAGACAAATACAAGGATCTTTCAAGCCTCGCAAGTGCCAATATTGCAGCTCAAAAGGGAACTGTTCCAGAAACCATGGTCAAGGAACAATTGCCAAATGCCCAGTTGATATCCTTGACTAATATGGGGGAAGCAGTCAATGAATTGCAGGCTGGAAAAGTGGATGCTGTTCATATGGATGAACCAGTGGCTCTTAGTTACGCAGGTAAAAACTCAGACCTTGTCGTTGCATCTGTTAACTTGACGATGAAAGATGGCGAAGCCAATGCCGTTGCTATCAAGAAGGATCAATCAGACTTGAAAGCAGTAGTAGATAAGGTTATCCAAAAACTAAAAGATGACGGAACCTATCAAACTTATCTTGAAAAGGCAGCGAAACTAACAGAAGTTGAACAATAA
- the phoU gene encoding phosphate signaling complex protein PhoU, protein MLRSQFEEDLEKLHNQFYAMGQEVLSQINRTVRAFVTHDRDLAKEVIEDDAEVNEYEVKLEKKSFEMIALQQPVSQDLRTVLTVLKAVSDVERMGDHAVSIAEATIRMKGEQRIPSVEEEIKKMGRDVKNFVEAALDLYLNGSVDQAYEVAAMDEKINHYFDSIRDLATEEIKKNPEAIVTGRDYFQVISFLERIGDYAKNICEWVVYFETGKIVEL, encoded by the coding sequence ATGTTACGATCTCAATTTGAAGAAGATTTGGAGAAATTGCATAACCAGTTCTATGCCATGGGACAAGAAGTGCTCTCGCAGATCAATCGTACAGTGCGTGCCTTTGTCACGCATGACCGTGATTTGGCAAAAGAAGTCATCGAAGACGATGCAGAAGTAAATGAATATGAAGTGAAGTTGGAAAAGAAATCATTTGAAATGATCGCCCTCCAACAACCTGTTTCGCAAGACCTTCGTACCGTCTTGACCGTTCTAAAGGCAGTTTCAGACGTGGAACGCATGGGAGATCATGCAGTGTCTATCGCTGAAGCGACTATTCGTATGAAGGGGGAGCAACGTATCCCTTCTGTTGAAGAAGAAATCAAAAAGATGGGACGCGACGTGAAAAACTTCGTTGAAGCAGCTCTAGATCTCTATCTCAACGGTTCTGTGGATCAAGCCTACGAAGTAGCGGCGATGGATGAAAAAATCAACCATTACTTTGATAGCATCCGTGATTTGGCTACAGAAGAAATTAAGAAAAATCCTGAAGCTATTGTTACAGGCCGTGATTACTTCCAGGTCATTTCTTTCTTGGAACGTATTGGAGACTACGCAAAAAATATCTGTGAATGGGTTGTTTACTTTGAAACAGGTAAGATTGTCGAACTATAA
- the pstB gene encoding phosphate ABC transporter ATP-binding protein PstB — translation MSEAILQVSDLSVYYNKKKALNSVSLSFQPKEITALIGPSGSGKSTLLKAINRMGDLNPEVTTTGSVVYNGHNIYSPRTDTVELRKEIGMVFQQPNPFPMSIYENVVYGLRINGVKDKHVLDEAVEKALQRASIWDEVKDRLHDSAIGLSGGQQQRVCVARVLATSPKIILLDEPTSALDPISAGKIEETLYGLKDKYTMLLVTRSMQQASRISDKTGFFLDGDLIEFNDTKKMFLEPQNKETEDYITGKFG, via the coding sequence ATGTCAGAAGCGATTTTACAGGTGTCAGACCTGTCCGTTTATTACAATAAAAAGAAGGCCTTGAATAGTGTTTCCCTTTCTTTCCAACCTAAGGAAATAACAGCCTTGATTGGTCCTTCTGGATCAGGAAAGTCTACCCTGCTCAAAGCTATCAACCGCATGGGCGATCTAAATCCTGAAGTGACAACAACAGGATCAGTAGTCTATAATGGTCACAATATCTACAGTCCCCGCACCGATACGGTTGAATTGCGTAAGGAAATCGGTATGGTCTTTCAACAGCCCAATCCCTTCCCTATGTCTATCTACGAAAATGTTGTCTATGGGCTGCGTATCAATGGGGTTAAGGATAAACATGTTTTGGATGAAGCAGTAGAAAAGGCCTTGCAACGTGCTTCTATCTGGGATGAAGTAAAGGATCGTTTGCATGATTCGGCCATTGGTCTCTCAGGTGGACAACAACAACGTGTTTGTGTTGCTCGTGTCTTAGCAACCAGTCCGAAAATCATCCTCTTAGATGAACCAACTTCAGCTTTGGATCCTATTTCTGCAGGTAAGATTGAGGAAACCTTGTATGGTCTGAAAGATAAATACACCATGCTCTTGGTAACGCGTTCGATGCAACAAGCCTCACGTATCTCTGATAAAACAGGATTTTTCCTAGATGGGGATTTGATCGAGTTTAACGATACGAAGAAGATGTTCCTAGAGCCACAAAACAAGGAAACAGAAGATTATATTACAGGAAAATTTGGATAA